The window ATCAGCGTGTCGAACTCGGGGTTGTTGTAGCCTACGTTGTTCTGGCCCTGCGGCCACAGCGCCGTCGAGTAGAAGTACTCGTAGGCCCGGTTCGGGTCGGCGCCGTTGCCGCCGCCAATAAACGATACCGGGAAGGTGCCATCCTCATAGAACAGCTTGATCCAGGCCGCGCTATCCATCTGCCGCGGCGTCACCTTGATGCCGACCTCGGCGAGATCCTGCTGGATAGCGGTCATCACATCGAGCGAGAGCTGGTCGCCGTAATAGGTCGACATCTCGAGGTCGCCCAGCGCGGCCAGATCGACGCCCGACTCGGCCAGCAGCGCCTTGGCCTTCTCGGGGTCGTAGTTGTAGGGCGCGATGTCGCTCGGCACGTAGGCAGGGTTATTATACAGGCAACTCACCGGCGTTGCGCCGCCGCCATACAGGTTCTCGATGATCGACTGGCGATTGATCGCGTACAGCACCGCCTGGCGAAACGTGGTGTTGAACTGCGGGAACTTCTTGGTGTTGAACACCAGCATATTATTCACGCCCGACGGCCCTGGGATGATCCGCGCGCCGGCGTTCTGGCTCTCGCGCGCCACCTCGTCGGCCGTCAGGTAGGTGAAGTCGATCTCGCCTTTGTCGAACGCCAGCAGCGCGGTGGCTGGATCCTTGTACTCGCGCCTGATGATCTTGTCGAGCAGCGGCTTGCCGCGGAAGTAGTCGTCGAAGCGCACCAGCTCGGTGAACTGCCCGCGCTCGTGCTTCGAGAGCTTGAACGGCCCGGTGCCGATCGCGCTGGTGAACCAGTAGTCGTTGCCCTTGATCTTGTCGCGCGCAATTGCGCCGACCGAGGATTTCTGCAGGATCCACGTCTCGGTCAGGATGTCGAGCAGCGGCGCGAGCGGCTTGCTGGTGGTGATCTTGATTGTGTTCGGGTCGACGACCTCGAGCCCGCTGATCGAGCTGGCCTTGCCTTCGGCGTACGCGGGCGCGCCCTTGATCGCGCCGAGCTGGCTGCCACGGTCACAGCCGCCGGCCTTCGGGTCGACGCACAGCTCGAGCGAGAACGCCACGTCGTCGGCGGTGAAGTCCGAGCCGTCGTGCCACTTGATGCCCTTGCGCAAGTTGAACGTCCAGGTCAGATTGTCGTCCGATACGGCCCAGCTCTCGGCCAGGTCGGCGACGATCTGGCTGTAGCGCACGTCGTAAGTCACCAGGTGGCTGTAGATCTTGTTCAGGAAGTGGTAATCACCGCCGGCGCTGAGCGGGTTGAGGTTGTCGACGCCCACGCAGCAGGGGCCGACCCACGCGCCGGTCAGCGTTCCACCCGGTGTGCCGGTTTCGGGCGTCTCGGTCGGGCCGGTTGGTAGCTCCACAGCTTGTGGCGCAGCGGTGGCCTCAGCCGGGGCAGCGGTGGCCTCAGCCGGGGCAGCGGTCGGGGCCGGGGCAGCGGTCGGCGCGGCCGGGGCAGCGGTCGGCGCGGCCGGCGCGGCAGTGGGGCCGGGCGCCGCAGGCGTGCCGCCGCAGGCCGCCAGGATGGGCAGCAGTACAGCCAGCACCAACAGCGCGGCGGCGAGTCGCCGCCGGTTCCTGGGCATTGTGTCCATACCTGCAGCTCCTCGTATAATCAGCTTACTGTTCCAGGGTGGTGGTGAGGCCGAAGTGCTCCAAGCGGCTGCGACCGCGCAGGAAAGAACGCGCCCCCACCACCACGGACAGCCACAGTCAGAACCGTATCGAGTGGCCACGACCACGCATCACGAGGAACGACAGACGCTGTCCCCGGAACACGGAGCCGCTCCCACCAGGCGCTTGGCGCCCCTGCGAGACGTGATGACTGCGACACCGACACCACCGACGTACCAACTGTTCGCCGGCGTGGACATTGCGGCGGCTTCGTTCGCCGCCAGCTGGAGCCGAGGCAGTGCCTCGCGCGAACGCGCCCACTCCTTTGCGCAATCGCCCGACGGCTTTGCGGCCTTTCACGCCGCCCTCGCCGCTACGGGCGTTGACCCAGCAGCGACCCTCATCGTGCTGGAAGCGACGGGGAGCTACTGGATCAGCTTGGCTGTGTACCTGCACCAGGCGGGCTATGCCGTGAGCATCGTCAATCCGGCCCACGCACACGCCTTCGCCCATAGTCTCCCTCGCCGGGCCAAAACGGACTCCTCGATGCCCAACTGCTCACCCAGTTCGCCGCCGAGCGCCAGCCGCCCCGCTGGACGCCGCCCGAGCAGGTCTATCACGAGCTCCGCCAGCGCCTGCTGGTGCGCGATGGGCTGCTGACCATGCGCCAGCAGGCGCGTAATCAGCGCCACGCCCTGGGCCAGTGGCCAGTGCATATCGCCGGCGCGCTCGACCAACTCGACGCGGTGATTGCGGACCTTGACACGCGCATCGCGACCCTGGAGCGCGAACTGGCCAGCGTGTTGAACGATGGCGCCTGGGCCGAGAGTGCGGCCTTGCTCGGGACCATCACCGGCATTGGGCTGGTGACCACGGCCTGGCTGCTGGTGGCCACGTTGAACTTTGCGGCGTGCGCCTCGGCCGAGGGTGCGGCGGCCTACGCCGGCCTGGTGCCGCTGGCCCACGAGTCGGGCACGAGTGTCCGCGGGCGGGCACAAATCGGCCACGCTGGGCACGCTCGCTTGCGCACCGCGCTCTACCTGGCGACCTTGACAGCGGCGCGCTTCAATCCGGTGATCCGTGCGCAGTACGAGCGCTTGCGGGCGGCGGGCAAGCCGCCGAAAGTGGCGCGCTGTGCGGCCGCGCGCAAGTTGCTGCACCTGGCCTTTGCGGTGGTCACCAAGAAGCGTGCGTTTGACCCAGCCTACCGCACGGCAGACAGGTGCGGTGTCGAGCAGGCAGCATAACGAGCGGCTGCCTGCCCGACAATCACTACCGGATGCGAGCTGTCCACACCCCCGTGGTACGGCAGTTCTCGACTGCCCGCTGGTGTCAACCTGGCTGGGCTTGGTGTGGGCAGGTCGTATCCGGTCGCCGAAGGCGCCCCACCGAACTCGCTCAGATTGGCCCTTGACAACCATTACCGTATCTTTCCTCACATGTTCAAGAGTCACATTGGTGGCATGGTCAGCCTTCGGCAAAGCGCAGCTTTACATCTTTATCGTGTGCGCTGGTTCCGCACAGAGTGCGGAACCAGCGCACACGATATCGACATGCTGCCGCAGGCGAACAGTGGGCGCTAACCAGGCGCGACATCGACAGCCTGGCGCGCCGCAGCCGAGCGCACACACGCCTCGCAGATCGCCACGGCGGCGCGCCCAGCCTCGCCCGGCACGTCGGGCGGGCGCGCCTCGTGAATGCCGTCGATGAAGCCCTGCAGCACGCCGATATGTGGCTCGAGCCGCACCGGCGAGGTCGGGTCGCGCATGTAGTCGAACCGCTCGGGCGTCAGCAGCCGCTCCCAGCCGTCGCCGGCCCCCAGGTCGAGGAACTCGTAGTCCTCGAAGTCGATGATCCCCTGCGCGCCCACCAGCTGGAAGCGCACCTCGCTGCTGGGCAGGCTCGGCGGCGGCATCTCGGCCGAGATCCACATATGGCCCATCACGCCGCGCTCGAACACGATCTGGGCCATCACGCTCTGGGCCGGCACGCCGCTCGCACCAAACGTGCTGGCCTGCGCGAATACCTGCTGCGCCCGCAGGCCGGTGAGCCACAGCAGCATGTCGGCGTTGTGCGAGGCCATGCTCATGAACAGCCCGCCGCCGGCTGGGTCGGCGTACCAGGGCCGGCTCTCGAGGATCTCGCGGCCAAGCGCCTCGGGGAAGCACGAGATCGTGCGGAGCATGTGGATCGGCCCGATCCGCCCGGCGTCGATCAGCTGCTTGGCGCGCATGGTCACCCGCCGGTAGCGCTCGGTCTTCACCACCGCCAGCTGCACGCCAGCCTGGCGACAGGCCGCGATCATCTCGTCGCACTGCGCCACGCTGGGGGCCATAGGCTTCTCGACCAGCACGTGCTTGCCGGCTGCGGCGGCCATGAGCGCCTGATCGCGGTGCAACTGGTCGGGCGTCACAATGATCACCGCGCCGACGTCGCTGCGCGCGAGCAGCGCCTCGATCGACGGGGCTGCCGCCGCGCCGTAGCTGGCGGCCAGGCCGGGCGCGCGCGTGCCGCCGGCTACTGCCATCAGCCGGGCGCCGCGCACATAGCGCGCGAGCGCCTCGGCGTACGTCAGCGCCATGTAGCCCGAGCCGATCATTCCAATACCGATCGTGCTCACGATTCGGCCTCAGTTTTACTCTCTGCGTGGTTGCCGTTTTTGCCTTCGGCAGAGCGGTACTCCACTATTAAGCGTGTTCGATTTTTCCGCGCGACGCGCGGAAAAATCGAACACGGAAAAAGATCAAGTACCATGCTGCCGCAGGCGCATTCTTGTTGCCACGCGGGCGACCGCGCAGGTCAGCCTACTTACGGATGAACCACTTCTCAGCCTGATCGTAGTATGAGCCACCGCCCGGCGCCGGCGTAAACAAGAAGTTGCCGATCTTGTTCGCAACGTAGCCGTAGCGTACCGTCTGCCACATAAATGTCCAGGGCAGATCGTTGGACATGATCTT of the Candidatus Kouleothrix ribensis genome contains:
- a CDS encoding ABC transporter substrate-binding protein, whose product is MDTMPRNRRRLAAALLVLAVLLPILAACGGTPAAPGPTAAPAAPTAAPAAPTAAPAPTAAPAEATAAPAEATAAPQAVELPTGPTETPETGTPGGTLTGAWVGPCCVGVDNLNPLSAGGDYHFLNKIYSHLVTYDVRYSQIVADLAESWAVSDDNLTWTFNLRKGIKWHDGSDFTADDVAFSLELCVDPKAGGCDRGSQLGAIKGAPAYAEGKASSISGLEVVDPNTIKITTSKPLAPLLDILTETWILQKSSVGAIARDKIKGNDYWFTSAIGTGPFKLSKHERGQFTELVRFDDYFRGKPLLDKIIRREYKDPATALLAFDKGEIDFTYLTADEVARESQNAGARIIPGPSGVNNMLVFNTKKFPQFNTTFRQAVLYAINRQSIIENLYGGGATPVSCLYNNPAYVPSDIAPYNYDPEKAKALLAESGVDLAALGDLEMSTYYGDQLSLDVMTAIQQDLAEVGIKVTPRQMDSAAWIKLFYEDGTFPVSFIGGGNGADPNRAYEYFYSTALWPQGQNNVGYNNPEFDTLITQGAQEMDPAKRAPIYQQVCRILAEDQPWIQLWETVRYGIVSTKVGNFMFKPAPSGGSYYDQAEKWFIRQ
- a CDS encoding transposase; translated protein: MTATPTPPTYQLFAGVDIAAASFAASWSRGSASRERAHSFAQSPDGFAAFHAALAATGVDPAATLIVLEATGSYWISLAVYLHQAGYAVSIVNPAHAHAFAHSLPRRAKTDSSMPNCSPSSPPSASRPAGRRPSRSITSSASACWCAMGC
- a CDS encoding IS110 family transposase, whose protein sequence is MRDGLLTMRQQARNQRHALGQWPVHIAGALDQLDAVIADLDTRIATLERELASVLNDGAWAESAALLGTITGIGLVTTAWLLVATLNFAACASAEGAAAYAGLVPLAHESGTSVRGRAQIGHAGHARLRTALYLATLTAARFNPVIRAQYERLRAAGKPPKVARCAAARKLLHLAFAVVTKKRAFDPAYRTADRCGVEQAA
- a CDS encoding Gfo/Idh/MocA family oxidoreductase is translated as MSTIGIGMIGSGYMALTYAEALARYVRGARLMAVAGGTRAPGLAASYGAAAAPSIEALLARSDVGAVIIVTPDQLHRDQALMAAAAGKHVLVEKPMAPSVAQCDEMIAACRQAGVQLAVVKTERYRRVTMRAKQLIDAGRIGPIHMLRTISCFPEALGREILESRPWYADPAGGGLFMSMASHNADMLLWLTGLRAQQVFAQASTFGASGVPAQSVMAQIVFERGVMGHMWISAEMPPPSLPSSEVRFQLVGAQGIIDFEDYEFLDLGAGDGWERLLTPERFDYMRDPTSPVRLEPHIGVLQGFIDGIHEARPPDVPGEAGRAAVAICEACVRSAAARQAVDVAPG